One window from the genome of bacterium encodes:
- a CDS encoding sugar phosphate isomerase/epimerase yields the protein MQPTIAAYNFCDQDYPAFLRHTADAGFRFVGVGFFKGYLDLDLLTLTEADRQAFNRQLADHGLALIAVFAGGANLLAEGGLEDALQRLENAASLGVGVMDMGSFGYADKTPEQIAADGKLFVERVRKLGDRAGQLGMTVCLETHGGFTGDTDSCLHAMSAIGHPHVKLAYDPANFHFYEGKDPADRLEQMSPLIGHTHLKDHRGAKGNADFPLIGEGQTNYDLILPTLWRCGYRGPYTLERAPGEDEPARAQALKTAFQRLSRWLPGD from the coding sequence ATGCAACCGACCATTGCCGCGTACAACTTCTGCGACCAGGACTACCCGGCGTTTCTGCGCCACACTGCCGACGCCGGCTTCAGGTTCGTCGGCGTCGGCTTCTTCAAGGGCTATCTGGACCTGGACCTGCTGACGCTGACCGAGGCGGACCGGCAAGCGTTCAACCGGCAACTGGCCGACCACGGGCTGGCGCTGATCGCCGTCTTCGCCGGCGGGGCGAACCTGCTGGCCGAGGGCGGGCTGGAGGACGCGCTGCAGCGCCTCGAGAACGCCGCGAGCCTCGGCGTCGGCGTGATGGACATGGGCAGCTTCGGGTACGCGGACAAGACGCCCGAGCAGATCGCGGCCGACGGGAAGCTGTTTGTGGAGCGCGTGCGGAAGCTGGGCGACCGCGCCGGGCAGCTTGGGATGACGGTGTGCCTGGAGACCCACGGGGGCTTCACCGGCGACACCGACAGTTGCTTGCACGCCATGTCCGCGATCGGCCACCCCCACGTGAAGCTGGCGTACGACCCGGCCAACTTCCACTTCTACGAGGGCAAGGACCCCGCCGACCGGCTGGAGCAGATGTCCCCCCTCATCGGTCACACGCACCTGAAGGACCACCGCGGCGCGAAGGGCAATGCGGACTTCCCGCTCATCGGCGAGGGCCAGACCAACTACGACCTGATTCTGCCGACGCTGTGGCGTTGCGGCTATCGCGGCCCGTATACACTCGAACGTGCCCCTGGCGAAGACGAGCCGGCCCGCGCCCAGGCG